In a genomic window of Vespula vulgaris chromosome 13, iyVesVulg1.1, whole genome shotgun sequence:
- the LOC127068433 gene encoding protein-tyrosine sulfotransferase: MSLLSSRAGRKGPILCFVALLFVFALYQLGIICGTDKNGPAITMLAKEKYVIGPFDHKTYTYDRYMPLIFIGGVPRSGTTLMRAMLDAHPDVRCGQETRVIPRILQMKMHWSKSERENLRLTEAGISKDVIDSAIAAFCLEIIARHAEPAPRLCNKDPLTLKMGSYMLELFPNAKFIFMVRDGRATVHSIISRKVTITGFDLTSYRQSLIRWNHAISAMYGQCREVGPERCLMVPYEQLVLHPRQWMKKILNFLDVPWNESVMHHEEFINKPGGVPLSKVERSSDQIIKPVNLEALTKWVGNIPEDVVREMPDIAPMLSVLGYDPYANPPVYGAPDSLVSDNTRRVLADGEVWAAKARQFDLRVKPIGLSNEDDSTNGPNA, translated from the exons ATGTCGTTGCTGTCGAGTCGTGCCGGCCGAAAAGGGCCCATTCTCTGCTTCGTAGCGCTGCTCTTCGTTTTCGCTCTCTATCAGCTGGGTATCATTTGTGGCACCGATAAGAACGGACCTGCCATCACGATGCTAGCGAAagag AAATACGTCATTGGACCATTCGACCATAAAACCTACACCTACGATCGATACATGCCGCTTATTTTCATCGGAGGCGTGCCGAGATCAGGCACGACCTTGATGCGCGCCATGCTCGATGCGCATCCCGACGTGAG GTGCGGTCAAGAGACCAGGGTTATACCGCGGATTCTGCAAATGAAAATGCACTGGTCCAAAtccgaaagagaaaatttgcgACTGACGGAAGCTGGTATCTCCAAGGAT GTGATAGACAGCGCGATAGCGGCGTTTTGCTTGGAGATAATAGCTCGACACGCGGAACCGGCTCCTAGATTATGCAACAAAGATCCTTTAACATTGAAAATGGGTTCCTACATGCTCGAGCTTTTCCCTAATGCCAAATTCATTTTCATGGTACGAGACGGTCGTGCCACCGTTCATTCCATCATATCGAGAAAG gTCACCATTACGGGCTTCGATCTGACGTCTTACCGTCAATCATTGATTAGATGGAATCACGCTATTTCCGCGATGTATGGACAATGTCGGGAGGTCGGACCAGAAAGATGTTTAATGGTACCATACGAACAGCTGGTACTGCATCCGAGACAATGGATGAAGAAGATCTTAAACTTTTTGGACGTGCCTTGGAACGAATCGGTGATGCATCACGAGGAATTTATCAACAAACCTGGCGGGGTGCCTCTGAGCAA GGTCGAGAGATCGTCGGATCAGATAATAAAGCCGGTTAATCTAGAAGCTTTGACCAAATGGGTGGGCAACATTCCGGAGGACGTTGTCAGGGAAATGCCAGACATTGCACCGATGCTCTCGGTTCTCGGTTATGATCCTTATGCCAATCCACCTGTCTACGGTGCTCCTGACAGTCTAGTTAGCGACAATACTAGACG gGTACTCGCTGACGGGGAAGTTTGGGCGGCGAAAGCTCGGCAATTCGATCTACGAGTAAAACCAATTGGACTGAGTAACGAAGATGATTCTACCAATGGCCCAAATGCGTGA